In Thunnus albacares chromosome 1, fThuAlb1.1, whole genome shotgun sequence, the DNA window CATACAGTTGTTATTTCCTCCATCTTAGTTTGCATTCATTTTCCAGGAACCTTCACTTGGGTGTAGGATTACGTGACTAATTGCGTTTGGTCATGTGTGTGCCTAATATttattgtgcacatttatgactatATGCTCATGTCCTCGCCTCAGTCCTCGTCATTTTACGATATGAATTATGACAGCAAAAGGCATTACTGGCAATcagctaggctaaaaacaaggcttaccTAGTCTGTTGTAGGTCACATATTGGCCTTTGTCGTGGCtaaaaaactgacatccatagaaaagtttggtctcatcttgaactggaggatctgctgattaattccatacctgaTATGTAACGATCCACTTAAGTTAGCCACGATACGAGATGAATAAATgcctgtttttgttatcttcacgaccatcttgactgtacacacctggtggagatctgcactctactaagtgcactcttctagtttcttctgttttctggGTGTTGTGAATTCTGACCTTCAACCTCCttgttgttgctgcttgtgcttctACCATTGACCTCAGTGTCACTTTAGCTAATTGTGTCAGCTAGACTTGGTCAATAAATTGTAATCCCATATTAAAACTTGAGATATGCTGATTATCAGAGCAAATTTATGGAATATTCATTGTTTAAAGGCAGTTTTTGCTCCATTTTTAAAGCATAAAAACCAAAATAGTAAAACCAAATTCTTTATTATCACAACCTTTTGTTTGCACAATCTACACTTCAGTGCACTACACATTGTCAAGTAATGCTGACTAGTGCCACTCTTCAAGAAAGAAACAGTCGCTATCATAGCTGTTAACAGTGAGGTCTGTGACAGTGCTCTCATATATTCAGGGTTGTCTTTTATTGAGACCAATATGGTAATTTTCTTTCCAGAGGAGAGTTTTTATTAATGTAACCTGCCACTCAGCTAACAGAGATGAAAGGCAGGGTCCTGTACATGTCAGACATATAACCAGCAGGACAAATGCTCCGCTGACAAGCACTGTGTCAAACAGCTCTGCCAACTCAGACAGAAAATCTCTTCCCACTGACTGACCTGCTGCTCTTGTGTGTCATAtatcatttctttgtttgtattttctgtcaCTTCTTATTTTGCTGTATAAACCAGTCTCCACACTCTACTGCTGTGTTGGTATAATCATCAAGGTACTTCAAAATGATGAGAAATGATGAGAGGCCGACTTCTAGAAACAGCACTGCTGGTAGTTTTCTGCTGAAGTACAAATAGCTCTCACCTTTatgatttgattgtttttttataacaaACAGCCCACGTCCCCCTAAGCTTGATGATACAGATGTCTGATTAACCTGTGATGATAGTGATGTTGATGATGTGAGTTGTTGACTTTTAAAACTGAATGCAACACAACAGAGTAATACAAACAATGACACAAGCAACGTATAGAAAATAATTCTccatttatttcattgtctAGTAGCTTTTGTAATCAGTAGTGTGGCACTAAGCTGAGAGCTGCTGATATTAGatcatacacagaaacacaggaaaacattgGGGGAGTGGGCACAGAGACGTAGAAAGAAGTTGACAAAggaaagataagaaaaaaaaaaatagaacccCAACATCAGAGAATTAACTGGACTTACATTACACAGGAAAGGTTTAGCACAACgtgatttttttccaaaatgctgCATTTCCATTTTGATGAAAAATATCATTACCTGAAGTTTATCACTGAATATATCTAAAAGTCAACAGCCTAGGGCCCTCAGGTATCAACATTGTGTGATAAAGTTGTAAATTGACTCTTACGAGTAACATAGAATGCCTGTGAGCACAACAAAAAGTGTAattatgtgcatatgtgtgcatatgCTTACTCAAAGGACACCTGTAATTGCACTGTTAAATCCCACAAGCTCTAAACCACCATGCTCATGAACAGCAAGTTCCCCCTATACACTGTAATGAAATGCTCTGAAAGTTATTTATTATCAAAACCCTTCTCTTAAGTGCTGCTGGAACTGTCTCTCATCGCAGGGAACGACTGCAATGATCCAGAATGTCTCAGAGGAAAAGCTTTTGAAACACTCTCATTTATATTTTGGTCATGAAGcttaaagaaacagaagaaacactttttttttttgcattttttctctAAATACATGTGATATACTGTGTAAAGCgtttgaaattacatttaaaaaaatcaaataattgtcAAAAAACTACATAGTTTATGGTGCAGATGCCTGTCAGAATGGTAGGGGTGTTTTTGTCACATGCAGATAAAATCAAGAGGCCACATGAATACATATGCACATAACCTTGAGGTgtcacacaacaacaaatccaCATGGCTGAGATATGGCAGTATGTGCGACATGTCATGAGCTTTTTACAACCTAAACCAAAAATACTACAGAGCAGCTTTGCTACATTCAATCCAACAAGAAACTGAATGGGAGATCTGTTGCTAAACGTTGAAAGACTATCAAAAAACCTGAGATATAAGTCTGGCTTTTGTGTCACATGCTCTAAATTGATTGAACACAACAACCTGaatggtgtatgtgtgtatttgaggcagagagagagagagggagaaggagaggaacaCATCAATTAAGCAATACTAACAACCTTGTTACACCTTTGCCTCAAGCTACAGCTGTAACAGTAAAACAGATAACAAATTGGATATTACAGCCAATTCACAGTTAATTTGGTAATTCATATTGAGTTGTGTTTCTTTACTTGAAGTATTCATAATTCTTATGGTGAAAAATCCAGCCAATTAAACAGTATTTTCCATTAATTTTCCTTGCATTGTTCAACAATACACAGAGGTTGGCAAGTTGCTATTCTCTCAACTCTGGCTAATTCATGACCTGTCAACCACACACCTATGGAGGAGCAATATTGTGTTTTACATGGAGTGTTTCAAACCAGATAGAAAGATTTTGTGACAGACATATATCAACCCATAGATGTCAGTGCACCAATGCTTTTTCtccatacaaaatacaattatttatGATACTTTCAGTACCTGATGGCAAGACCAGTTGCACAATTAAGATCTATTCGATTGTAGCTTTAACAAGAGGGAGAAATAGATTTTGCTAACATGTAGTGTTCTCATTAATGCTGCCCATAAAACATGAATAACATtcactaaaataaaaagaagcaatttaattttaaaagagcaaattaaaaattaaaatatttgctCTTACCTGGTGGCCTAAATCACCTTCAACATTAATTTAcctctgtttttgttattggCCTAACTAGCAGTAATCCAGCCATGCTTAAATGCATTTGTTCATCAATTTAATAACATCCTGAGAAAATTAAGTAAACAAACTGATTGCTAATGTGTAGACTACTGAGGTACTTTCTCTTTTCAGTTTGCTCTTGTGGTCCatcatataaatacatttatacagaCATCCCAAAGTAAAGTTACAAATGAGTAAATCCCACCGTTCGCATAAAAATGATTGCAAGATTATTGTCGGCAAACAATGTTGATATATGAGGGCCCGGTGGCTCATGTAAGTCAAAGACTGAAGGTCTGCTCTCAAATTTTAAGTTAACGTAGGtgatacacacaacacagagcaaAAAAAGTCACAGAAATACATCACAGAAGTGCAGGTATAGATGCTGCTCCCACTACAGAGTTGTCAGTGGTTCTGTTGCTCTTGCCAAACTGTCAACAGCAGTCAGTCTTACAAAAGCAAACACCAACGCTAAAGGCGGCCTTCTTAGGTCTTCTCATTGGCCCATTATTTGCATGAGGATAATTGACAGGAAGtgttataaaacatgttaaGGAGAGGGCATTACCTTACCTTTGGGCGTCTACAGTATCTGTCCACATAACACACCAAATACCTGTTCATTGGAGCTAACTTTATTCTAACCCAAGACCACCAGTTCTTGGGTAGCATCCTACTAGCCCCTATTGGAGCAGTCACACATGCCCtggcacaaacactgacagaatCCATAGACCAGGCAAACTGTCAGGCTTGATGGCACCAAACTAACACATACAATACCAAGAGTCACTCTCTGAATGACCAACAAGTAAATTCCCAGAGGCAGTGAGCCAAAATATAAGAAACCCAGCAGCCAGACCAGGATACGTGGGACATGATTACAGAACTTGGACAGGGCATCCTGATCAGCAGGCCCATTGGAGCCCAGCGACACTGAGTCCAGGCTCTGCTCAGCATATATGTCAGAGCTGCCATTGCGGCTCGGGGAGTGCTGTGAGTCCCTCTGCACTTCCATAATGGTGATGACCAGGCAGTTGGAGGAGTCATGAGACGGGCTGGAGGACAAACTCTTCGGAGTCAGGACCACCTCCCTGTTGTGGTCAGAGCTCCAGGATTTGTCCCGCATTGCCAAATGGGACATGATGTTAGCATCATCAGGCAGGGCTGACACCTCGTACTCTGTGATCTCGGTTTGGTGTCGACAAAAGGGGCAAGAGATGCTGCCTGCACCATCAGCAATGTCCAGGATCTTAATGAGGCACCGGGCACAGACCCGGTGCAGGCAGTCCAGGATCTTAGGCTTGCGGTTGTGGGCATTGTAGCGCTGGTAACAGATTTTACACTCTAATTCCTCTGGTGGAGGACAGTCCTTTTCTTCTAACTCAGCCTGAGGACAGTCCATCTTCAAGTCATGTTCtggggaaggagagaaagatatAGAGGTAGAGACATATTGAGAAATTAGGGGTTGATATGTAACTATTACAGTATTACATGTGGCTTTGACTAGAACGTTAGAGATGGCACTGAAACAAGCTGATGTTTCTGACAACAATATCTGCTATGTCTCTGCCCAGCAGATAAAGGTCAGGGCTCTGCCTTTGTCTCTGGCTGCTTCTAGACTCTGTACTTGCTGCTGATGAATGATTTATGGTTTGGGAGTTGGCTCATGGTGTCATCCCAGAGCCCTTTGTGGCAAAGCAATAGCCAGCAATGCTATTTATTGATCTTTGGGGAGAGTTGGTAAGGACAACTGCTTCTTcacatttcagcattttttgttgattcagtgtgtttttgtgttgaataCAGTTCTTAATTAAGATGACCAGCCCCAAATTGAAGGTTTTACTTTGTTAActtgatttatttgttgttcaATGATATGAAGCCATTTTTTGCTTTCTATTTGGTCTGTTAGGATATGGAAAAATGGAGCAAAGTAATTTCTTTGTTAAAAGCCATTCACCCCTATTTTGGCGACACTACTAATGTCATTGAACAAATGAGTGGTTTAGTTAGCATTAATACTGGTCAAATGCAGGAAATGAAATTCATTATAACAAAGCtattggaagaaaaaaaaatcagtgtacATCGCACAAGGAATTGATGAGTGccaaaaatgcaaattaaaaatcACCATACCTCAAAATCATTAATTTTTCTAAGATGACTCGGTATTTTCACCCATGGCCAGGAACTTTATCACAACCAATTTAATGAATGTGTGAAGaaagatataaaaacacatttaaaatatagtaaagtattgataaaataaacaaattccACAAAACTATACTAGCAGTACTACCCGTAACAGTACTGTACAAGGTAATGCCAACAGCTTCAAGTGAATTATACAAAATTACTGACAGCTACTAATTTTCTTAAGGGCTGAGACAAGAGAACAAGAAACAGCAAGAAACTGTCAGTCATTATTAATAAGTTCAAATAGCTGTGAGCATCCAGAGATACCAAGCATGAGTAAGAATGATGCTAATGAGCCGCCACCTACTGTACTCTGCCCTAGACCTTTATCATGGGAGATCGCTGCCATCTGCGGGTAcataaaagattttttaaaggTTTCAAGACCTTCATAGtcataataaacaaaaaagaaagtatcagaataataatgattaaattatGAAATATACAATGAACAGATTGAATGTTCTAAGTAGTTACTAGAGCTCAAGCCAATTAGTTTACACTGCATGCTCACTCTAATTAATATCGTCTTACAATTAATTTCAATTTGATTCATATATTAGGTCGACTATTTTAAGCCTTTTtagagtgaaataaatgtattcttAGTCATTTGACCATGTCCCTAAATGCATACATTTTAAACTTGAAACATTATAAACCTAAGGAAAATGTATCCTGCAAATTGGTCATTAAAGGTCTCTGCACACCAAGTCCGTTTTTTTAATCCGTCATCTGATAAAATAAGTCTCAATAATTCACTTGTATTATTTATCATTCATGTTAAGTCGTTAATAATACATGGCAGTTTGCTAAGCGGTGaagtgaaaaaatgtctttgcaTGGCGATAACATGTTGTGGTGGCAATGTCTGTCAGTAACATCAGTATTTTGATTCAGTGGGACTATGATAATGTGGTAACAAGATACAGGAATGATAGTAGTATGTTGGTGAGGTTTAATGTGTTGGCATGGTGATAATATGTTCATAAAGTGGTGACCTGTTGGTAAAATGGTAGAATATTGGTGCAGTAGTAACTTTCTGATAGTGTTGCTGTACTAGTGGGTGCAGTGGGGCAGTTTCTTGGACTGACTGCAAGAATAAATAGATGTTAATACTTACATTGAGCAGAAACATAGTTGTTTGTGCAAGGTCAACTAGAAATACTGTACCTGCCATTATATGAGTTTAATATTAGGTGTCATGCACAAATACACTAATAAATCACATAGTTTCATGTTCTCTTGCACTTAGCCTTATGGTGTCCTTACACAACCCAATGAGAAAACAAATTGAACTCTTGTTTTCCAGGAAATATGTCATTACAAGAGCTCCTAAAATACAACTGGGGAATGGGGCATGGATTGAGAAGGCAAGAGCAGAATTGGCCATGATATGGAAGAGAATAATATATAGAACAATACTGACTATGGCTGACATGAGCCcaactaataaaataaagaataaaaattcATCCTCATCTAACACTAAAACACCTATGGTTTGTTCTGCTGTTATAATGCGACACACAGAGCGCAGAATTCAGTCACTGTATTCTAACAACTCATTAAGGCATGACATAGCTGCTAAATCAATTTCCAGCATTACTATCAAGTTtagtttatatataaatattatctCAAAACATATCTGAACCACAATGGGTTTTCTGATACCTAACCACCAGAGTCTGAGCCTGAAACTCATGTCTTTAGTAAAGCAAAAATAACATACTGTGGATTTCTTAGAATATCCCTGAGGTTTGTGAAATAAGTGTGATTGTACAAATAGACCGGATGCTTAGCTGCAGGTGTGTCATTTTCAGAACACAATTTCATAttctctgctgctgtgacaATGGTGTTACCTTATAAGACTGTTTATTCCTATGTACTTTGAGTGGTATCTCAGGTCAAAAGCTGAGTTTCACAAACGATATGCCATTGTGTTGTATATTGGAAATgatcttctttctttttttttaaagtattgaTCATctcattaattattaaaacGTGACTTTTTTATGTAAGAACAGTCTCTACTCTTAGAGTAGAAAATTAATTACCTTGTCCATCAAGGATTATGGACACAGTGTAGTATGTGCATGTATCACTAACTATTTTAAAACCTCTCATTGCTTATTATCATAAAGTTGTGTGCTTAGTTCCATTTGCTTCTGCAGATTTTGGgaaaacattaattttttttatgcattCTTTTGAAATAGCCTGCGGCAAAAGATAAAGTATAAATCACAATTTTCTACAGGTAGAGAAATATGCAGTAGTTTCTTTTTTAACTGActtttttgttgggtttttctTGTTATCCCGGcatatgagtgtgtttgtgtgtttgagtctgTGTGCAGTTGACAAGAAAGAGGTAAATGAGCAGGCACTGTGTACGTGGTTGAGTCAACAGACACAACAGCACAAACTGTGCCTGGACTATTGCACCAGGATAGTACAGTATGTCTGATAACTCTTGGATATGTTGTTTCAAGTGCACCTCAAGCTACAGAGGCTCACACTCGGGCATGAGAAGATGCACCCTTTTCAAACTGTTCctattggtcctggtttcccTTACATTCGAAGGTTTCATGATTTACAACAGTTCACAGAGTTGTCCATTTTGTGCCTCAGTGGTGCAACTGACATGTCACATTGAGGTCAGAAAACACAGCAGTCTTGTTCTACCTGAAGAAAAGATAAAGAGTGAGAATTCTAGGCCTCCAGAAAAGTGCACAAGATTGTCCTCAGGGACAATCATCACCTGTGGTCTCTGAGGGCCACGCATGTGCCCTGTCTCTAAAGGGGTGGACATGATGTCCAAGGATGCCCACTGCTTGTTTGGGTGTGCCTACCTGGATATGGTGGCACAGATCAGGCAGCGTTTTGGCTTGCCATTAACTGACCTTCTTGTGTCCAAGGGGAAAATGCTATGTTTCCTCTTACTCTCCTGTAACCTAGTGATGTTTGCTCACCCAGTGTGGTCTTAGAGCCCACATGTACCCCTCCTCAGGGGAAGTGAGGAAATGTCTTCCTGGGGTCAGAACTTCATGCCCCAGGTGGATTCTGGATGTGGCCTGAATGGTAGTGTTAGGCTGTTCTGGTTTTGCTCACAACTCCCTTAGGTCTAAAGTTGATTGAAATTTCTACCCACCCGGTTCTGGGTAAGTGACTCATGGTTGAACAAGGAGAGCTGAGCAGCTCCATTGTCCTTGTCTCCACATTTATATGGTTGAATTCAATTTGACTCAATAAAGGTtaaaactgccaaaaaaaaaagtcttttgcTTTTGTGAGCTATAGCTGCAGTTACTTCATTCCAGTGGTTACTTGCTTTACCTCTATACAGTATTTGGTCATTAACAAATCCCCCTCCCGTCAGGAAGATGCTATATAAAGACAAGCTagtcattcatccattcattcatgaCCATGAAATATGGATTGAATAGGTGGATGTTGGATCGGCAATTGCCCAGCAGGACTCTCTGTGACTTACTGACCGTTAAATATTTCAGCCACCAGTCTGTTGCGTTAAAAAGCCTtctgaaaaatgtcagaaagatgCCAGAAAGAGCCAGCTCCACTCTACATCAATCCCAGGAGCAGAATTACCTAATCTTCCCCTGAAGTCCTAGACAAATAAATGTTGTAAAGAAAGGGCACGAGACTGGGATTGTGAAATAGAAAATGCAGCCCCTTATTATGCAATATGCAACATGAACTTGAACGTAAAGGCAACAATTGTTTGTGATGCTATCcaactgtaaacaaacattcttttttttttttatgaatccTCTATTTTTTATTCACTCTACCTTTCACTGCACCTTACTACAACCAGCTACTGTCAATATGCATCAACGATTTGTAGTTGCCAGAAATGTGACCCCAGTTCCAAGTTTCCTAAAGATCCACACATGCAACTAACCTCTGTTCTTATGTTTCAAACCTCTCGTTCGACTGTGCACAGACTCATCTAGTTAGCAGCTATTCAGTAATGAACTTATGAATGTTATATCTCAGTAACACTTTGAGTGAATTTCTTAAAATTTGGCACAGATATCCACtcggactca includes these proteins:
- the zgc:165481 gene encoding E3 ubiquitin-protein ligase RNF182, whose product is MKDSTAEATGVEEGESQTLGQEHDLKMDCPQAELEEKDCPPPEELECKICYQRYNAHNRKPKILDCLHRVCARCLIKILDIADGAGSISCPFCRHQTEITEYEVSALPDDANIMSHLAMRDKSWSSDHNREVVLTPKSLSSSPSHDSSNCLVITIMEVQRDSQHSPSRNGSSDIYAEQSLDSVSLGSNGPADQDALSKFCNHVPRILVWLLGFLYFGSLPLGIYLLVIQRVTLGIVCVSLVPSSLTVCLVYGFCQCLCQGMCDCSNRG